A single Maniola hyperantus chromosome 11, iAphHyp1.2, whole genome shotgun sequence DNA region contains:
- the AIMP1 gene encoding aminoacyl tRNA synthase complex-interacting multifunctional protein 1 has product MSRNVTLKLVNNAEKAEKRLSELKSKLEQVKRFKVEEKIKELTQANEFLLKKVEEAKIELIRLETLNGKKQYSLPGKTVPVTNNVNISKSEQEVNESQVHVVKKEKKEKDTKKTKEKAITPATTDLVDVRKLDLRIGKVVDIGKHPDADTLYVEKIDCGEDNPRTVVSGLVNHVPIDEMKERMVMVLCNLKPVKMRGVTSEAMVMCASSPEKVEVLIPPNGAVPGDLVSCEGYPREPEPLLNPKKKIFETCAPDLITNDDGVACYKGSPLVVPGKGPIKAPTLKGVNVK; this is encoded by the exons ATGTCTCGGAATGTTACTTTAAAATTAGTAAATAATGCCGAAAAGGCTGAAAAACGTTTATCAGAGCTTAAAAGTAAG cTAGAACAAGTGAAAAGGTTTAAAGTAGaagagaaaatcaaagaactaaCACAAGCAAATGAATTTCTGTTGAAAAAAGTTGAAGAAGCAAAGATTGAGTTGATAAGACTTGAAACGCTGAATGGTAAGAAGCAATATTCACTGCCTGGAAAAACAGTTCCTGTAAccaataatgtaaatatatcTAAATCAGAGCAAGAGGTAAATGAAAGTCAGGTGCATGTTgtcaaaaaagagaaaaaagaaaaagatacaaagaaaactaaagAGAAAGCAATTACACCTGCAACTACTGACCTTGTTGATGTTCGGAAGTTAGACCTGCGGATTGGTAAAGTTGTTGACATCGGCAAACATCCAGATGCAGATACCCTGTATGTGGAAAAGATTGATTGTGGGGAAGACAACCCTCGGACAGTAGTATCAGGTCTTGTGAACCATGTCCCCATTGATGAGATGAAGGAGAGGATGGTTATGGTTCTATGTAACTTGAAACCTGTAAAG atgCGTGGTGTCACCTCTGAAGCGATGGTCATGTGTGCTAGTTCACCTGAGAAGGTTGAAGTACTGATTCCACCTAATGGAGCTGTCCCTGGGGACCTAGTCTCATGTGAAGGGTACCCTCGGGAGCCGGAGCCTCTGCTCAACCCAAAGAAGAAAATATTTGAAACCTGTGCCCCAGACCTTATAACCAATGATGATGGTGTAGCATGTTATAAAGGAAGTCCTCTAGTAGTGCCTGGCAAAGGCCCCATTAAAGCACCCACTCTTAAAGGGGTGaatgtgaaataa
- the S6kII gene encoding ribosomal protein S6 kinase 2 beta, with amino-acid sequence MPLANATDPWRMQSGDVTRGITSQTTNSLPMVVENAAESRQTSTTESLESNASINDQNYEQEVELQDVVKEGHEKADPSQFELLKVLGEGSFGKVFLVRKVSGPDTGTLYAMKVLKKATLKVRDRERTKMERNILVEMGHPFIVKLHYAFQTAGKLYLILDFLRGGDLFSRLSKEVMFTEEDVKFYLAELALALEHVHKLGIIYRDLKPENILLDADGHIALTDFGLSKLPPSDKAYSFCGTVEYMAPEVVNRKGHTMAADWWSFGVLMFEMLTGNLPFHGSTRHETMTQILKAKLGMPSNLSEEAQSLLRVLFKRNPHNRLGAGPNGIEDIKDHEFFANIDWDALLKKEVVPPFRPAVSRADDAFYFDSEFTCRTPRDSPGVPASANAHELFRGFSFVAPCLLNDDNNKTVTNQNQNHVAPTKTSTEEFWSGFVNRNNFFDEYRLMGELGTGSFSVVRLCEHKTSRTQYAVKIMDKLQYDPREEIEILLRYSQHPHIITLRGVYEEGGRILAVTELCRGGELLEYITQRRYLSEREAAPILRNVLHAVHYLHRHTVVHRDIKPSNILFATADRRAADVRLVDFGLAKQLRAENGLLMTPCYTANFVAPEVLKRAGYDAACDIWSLGVLAYIMLSGRTPFASTGDDTPEAILARIESGKVETSSGAWRNVSAEARACVRRMLQLEPAMRPRAHELLREPWISRDDPEPVAAPRAPPPDDEPPQQDLRRAVDLTFQAMTSAPMTPHILGPVTQSTLAQRRIKPQRRFPPTQV; translated from the exons ATGCCTCTGGCCAATGCGACGGATCCATGGCGAATGCAGAGTGGAGATGTCACa CGTGGCATTACATCACAGACCACAAACAGTCTTCCAATGGTTGTTGAAAATGCAGCCGAGTCACGGCAGACATCAACAACAGAGAGTCTCgagtccaatgcatccataaaTGATCAAAACTATGAACAGGAAGTTGAGCTACAGGATGTGGTCAAAGAAGGCCATGAGAAAGCAGATCCCTCTCAGTTTGAATTACTCAAAGTCCTTGGTGAAGGTTCCTTTGGCAAAGTTTTCCTAGTACGTAAAGTCAGTGGTCCAGATACTGGTACTCTTTATGCTATGAAG gtGTTAAAAAAAGCAACACTTAAAGTTAGAGATAGAGAACGCACAAAAATGGAAAGAAACATTTTAGTTGAAATGGGGCATCCGTTCATTGTTAAATTACACTATGCATTTCAAACTGCAGGCAAATTGTATTTAATATTAGATTTCTTGCGTGGAGGTGATCTATTTTCACGATTAAGCAAAGAG gtGATGTTCACAGAGGAAGATGTTAAGTTTTACTTAGCTGAGCTAGCGTTAGCATTAGAACATGTGCATAAGTTGGGAATTATATACAGGGATCTCAAGCCAGAGAATATATTATTAGATGCGGATGGGCACATTGCCCTGACTGACTTTGGTCTATCCAAATTGCCCCCTAGTGATAAAGCCTACAGTTTCTGTGGCACTGTGGAGTATATGGCACCTGAGGTTGTTAATAGGAAAGGACATACAATGGCTGCTGATTGGTGGTCATTTGGGGTTCTTATG TTTGAGATGTTGACTGGAAACCTTCCCTTCCATGGCTCAACAAGGCATGAAACAATGACACAAATACTTAAGGCTAAACTTGGTATGCCATCTAATTTAAGCGAGGAAGCACAATCACTACTTCGGGTGCTGTTTAAGAGAAATCCACATAACAG ATTGGGAGCTGGACCCAATGGCATTGAAGATATAAAGGATCATGAGTTCTTTGCAAACATAGATTGGGAtgcattattaaaaaaagag GTGGTGCCGCCGTTCAGGCCGGCGGTGTCGCGCGCGGACGACGCGTTCTACTTCGACTCGGAGTTCACGTGCCGCACGCCGCGCGACTCGCCCGGCGTGCCCGCCTCCGCTAATGCACACGAACTATTTAG GGGATTCAGTTTCGTAGCGCCGTGTCTACTAAATGACGACAATAACAAAACAGTGACAAATCAGAATCAGAACCACGTAGCTCCAACCAAAACCTCCACCGAAGAATTCTGGTCAGGATTCGTAAATAGAAACAATTTCTTCGACGAATACAG ATTAATGGGTGAATTAGGCACAGGATCGTTTTCCGTAGTCCGGCTGTGTGAGCACAAGACATCGCGCACGCAGTACGCCGTTAAGATCATGGACAAGCTGCAATACGATCCAAGGGAAGAAATCGAAATTCTtttaag ATACAGCCAACATCCTCACATAATAACCCTCCGTGGAGTTTACGAGGAAGGAGGTCGGATACTAGCAGTGACGGAGCTGTGTCGAGGCGGTGAACTATTGGAGTACATCACGCAGCGGCGCTACTTGTCTGAACGAGAGGCCGCGCCCATACTGCGCAATGTACTGCACGCCGTGCATTATCTGCATCGCCACACCGTTGTCCACAG GGACATAAAGCCGTCGAACATCCTATTCGCGACGGCGGACAGGCGCGCGGCCGACGTGAGGCTGGTGGACTTCGGGCTCGCGAAGCAGTTGCGCGCGGAGAACGGTCTCCTCATGACGCCGTGTTACACTGCCAACTTCGTAGCGCCTGAGGTGCTCAAGCGAGCGGGATACGACGCCGCCTGCGATATCTGGAGCTTAG GTGTGTTGGCGTATATCATGCTCTCTGGCAGAACGCCTTTTGCGTCCACAGGGGATGACACGCCTGAAGCTATTTTAGCAAGGATCGAGTCTGGAAAG GTGGAGACATCGAGCGGCGCGTGGCGGAACGTATCAGCCGAAGCGCGCGCGTGCGTACGGCGCATGCTGCAGCTGGAGCCGGCGATGAGGCCGCGCGCGCACGAGCTGCTGCGCGAGCCGTGGATCAGCCGCGACGACCCCGAGCCcgtcgccgcgccgcgcgcgcccCCGCCCGACGACGAGCCTCCCCAGCAGGACCTGAGGCGGGCGGTGGACCTCACATTCCAG GCCATGACTTCTGCACCAATGACACCTCACATACTGGGCCCGGTCACACAGTCGACTCTTGCGCAGCGCCGCATCAAACCGCAACGCCGGTTCCCGCCTACACAAGTATAA
- the LOC117986355 gene encoding CAAX prenyl protease 1 homolog gives MIIDENLLLFLILIFSWAEYLWELYLSLRQLKIYKTNQTIPEDLKDMLNEESFKKARLYGTDKSQFKIVKEFYSISLTSIILYNRWISVAWQKSENIAAVLNINADQEIIISCIFMTFVTLFNFVVNMPFTIYGTFVLEEKHGFNKQTVGFFIKDQIKSLVLSLVITLPIVSVAICIILLGGNMFVVWLWLFTTVATLILLTIYPSVIAPLFDKFQPLSDGSLRKGIENLASRLNFPLSQVYIVEGSKRSAHSNAYFSGLFGAKRIVLFDTLLQKHDEVKNVTTGCNENEILGVLAHELGHWKCSHIYKSIALTEVNLLLLFSAFGFLFKNSLLYTTLGFPPGQEPVIIGLIVVLQLILAPYNSLLSFFATALSRKFEFEADNFAVSLNYPMELRSALIKLGKDNLDYPIYDKLYSAWYHSHPTLLHRIENIKSQTTGAKID, from the exons ATGATAATCGACGAGAATTTATTGCTCTTCTTGATATTGATATTTTCTTGGGCGGAATATTTGTGGGAATTATATCTTTCCCTACGGCAG ttaaAGATATACAAGACTAACCAGACCATCCCTGAAGATTTGAAAGATATGCTGAATGAAGAGTCTTTCAAAAAAGCACGACTATATGGTACAGACAAGTCtcaatttaaaatagttaaagaATTTTACAGCATATCACTTACATCTATAATCCTGTATAATAGATGGATATCTGTTGCatggcaaaaatctgaaaacattgCAGCTGTTTTAAACATTAACGCAGACCAAGAAATCATCATAAGTTGCATATTTATGACATTTGTCACATTATTCAATTTTGTTGTTAATATGCCTTTTACTATCTATGGAACATTTGTCCTTGAAGAGAAACACGGATTTAACAAACAAACTGTTGGATTCTTCATAAAGGATCAAATAAAGTCACTAGTTCTTAGCCTAGTAATAACATTACCTATTGTCTCTGTtgcaatatgtatcattttgcTTGGTGGCAACATGTTTGTCGTTTGGCTGTGGCTCTTTACTACTGTAGCTACATTGATACTTTTGACTATTTACCCATCCGTTATTGCACCATTGTTTGATAAATTCCAGCCTCTATCAGACGGATCACTCAGGAAAGGCATAGAAAATTTAGCATCAAGACTCAATTTCCCACTATCCCAAGTTTACATTGTCGAAGGATCTAAACGATCCGCACATAGCAATGCATATTTCAGTGGATTGTTTGGTGCTAAGAGAATAGTGTTGTTCGATACTCTGCTACAGAAACATGATGAAGTAAAAAATGTTACCACAGGttgtaatgaaaatgaaatcttGGGGGTCTTGGCTCATGAATTGGGTCATTGGAAATGCAGTCATATTTACAAATCTATTGCTCTCACTGAAGTAAACCTGCTACTTTTATTCTCTGCATTTGGCTTTCTTTTCAAGAATTCTTTACTTTACACCACTCTGGGTTTCCCACCAGGGCAGGAACCTGTTATTATTGGTTTAATAGTGGTATTACAGCTGATTCTTGCGCCATATAATTCTCTGTTATCATTCTTTGCTACAGCTTTGTCCAGGAAATTTGAGTTTGAGGCTGACAACTTTGCAGTTTCCCTAAACTATCCTATGGAACTGAGGTCTGCCCTTATTAAGCTAGGGAAAGATAATTTGGATTATCCTATTTATGATAAGCTCTATTCAGCCTGGTATCATTCTCATCCAACTTTGTTGCACagaatagaaaatataaaatcccAAACCACTGGTGCAAAAATTGATTAa
- the LOC117986694 gene encoding organic cation transporter protein-like, translating to MALLKLPLAWYQLNIIFMAPPQEFWCAKPKSFNKYTEEEWRYMCAPKIEEHPCLIFDPDIILIVPDMDRALIPLVACPKFVYDTTVFSRTIRSDWNLVCSKHWYIHLTQCIMMWGVLLGSVIFGIIADRYGRKTPLMIGITMQCIMSYITSVLPSYGIFLVCWFMLAIASGGIGIISFVISMEVVGGKWRTIIPILYQLPFGLGNTVMAALAYWLRDWRKLEFALATLSSLYMFYWVLIPESPKWLIATAQNEKALEILHKAARQNNREKYFEDNKDSLQKCKKQIRNDPGFMAFMKSESMRLKTLLLSINWFCTGLAFFSFSQYLGYIGGNIFLTVAISGIVSVSGGLVSLFIVTRVGRKTTVWIFQIITAFCFVFIFFIPKNVFANDWPRLLFAGLGFAGLSGTVPALYLFSGELFPTIGRNSGVAGVTTFARIAAMMAPAVVSLDETMPDLPLALLAIMSFGQLALLGPLPETKGQPLPDTIAEAEQFNKRKSGTRHETSNERIGDIMMQKFYSYTSD from the exons ATGGCACTGTTGAAGTTGCCACTAGCTTGGTACcagttaaatataattttcatgGCCCCACCTCAGGAGTTCTGGTGCGCGAAACCAAAATCATTTAACAAGTATACGGAGGAAGAGTGGCGATATATGTGTGCTCCT aaaattgaaGAGCATCCATGCCTGATCTTCGACCCGGACATAATACTTATCGTGCCGGATATGGACAGAGCGTTGATTCCACTGGTGGCTTGTCCGAAGTTTGTGTACGATACCACTGTATTCAGTCGTACTATTAGATCTGATTGGAACCTTGTATGCTCTAAGCATTGGTACATACAT ctTACTCAATGCATTATGATGTGGGGTGTACTCCTCGGTAGTGTAATATTTGGGATAATAGCGGATAGATATGGAAGAAAGACTCCACTTATGATCGGCATAACGATGCAGTGCATCATGAGTTACATCACCAGCGTATTGCCGTCTTACGGCATATTCCTGGTCTGCTGGTTCATGTTAGCTATAGCCTCTGGTGGTATTGGTATTATATCGTTCGTCATTAGTATGGAG GTTGTGGGAGGTAAGTGGCGTACAATAATACCCATCTTGTACCAATTGCCTTTTGGACTCGGGAACACTGTAATGGCAGCCCTAGCTTACTGGCTGAGGGATTGGAGGAAGCTAGAGTTCGCTTTGGCCACGTTGTCATCATTGTACATGTTCTACTGGGTACTCATACCAGAGTCACCAAAATGGCTGATTGCTACGGCACAAAATGAGAAGGCTTTAG AAATACTACATAAGGCTGCACGGCAAAATAACAGGGAAAAATACTTTGAAGATAACAAAGATTCATTGCAGAAATGTAAAAAACAAATACGAAATGATCCAGGATTTATGGCTTTTATGAAATCTGAAAGTATGAGGCTGAAAACATTGCTTTTATCGATAAATTG GTTCTGTACTGGATTAGCTTTCTTCTCATTTTCCCAATACCTCGGTTATATCGGCGGGAACATTTTCCTAACAGTCGCAATAAGTGGCATTGTCTCAGTTTCGGGCGGGTTAGTTAGTCTGTTTATTGTGACTAGAGTTGGACGGAAGACAACCGTGTGGATATTTCAAATAATAACGGCTTTctgttttgtatttattttctttataccGAAGAATGTGTTTGCTAATGACTGGCCAAGGCTTCTGTTCGCCGGATTGGGTTTTGCAGGATTATCG GGCACTGTACCAGCTCTGTATTTATTTTCCGGTGAGCTTTTTCCGACTATAGGCCGTAACTCCGGAGTGGCTGGCGTGACCACGTTTGCTCGCATCGCCGCCATGATGGCCCCTGCCGTCGTGAGCTTGGATGAGACGATGCCCGACCTGCCGCTAGCCCTGCTGGCTATTATGTCATTCGGACAGTTAGCGCTCCTAGGGCCGCTACCTGAAACTAAAGGTCAACCACTGCCAGATACTATAGCAGAAGCGGAACAGTTCAATAAAAG gaaATCTGGAACGAGACATGAAACTAGCAACGAAAGAATTGGAGACATCATGATGCAGAAGTTTTATTCTTATACAAGTGATTGA